One genomic window of Azospirillum sp. TSH58 includes the following:
- a CDS encoding SPOR domain-containing protein, translating to MTFKDEMKAAGQTADHKARPMADAPADDGGEARDDIARLLRALNDDLKADPAEDDDLLSPDAGRKAERHLPIGKIAAALAAAIGIGAVVVMLDQGGDAPSPPPAPLITAVPSAPAPGGGSPGGVAPAQAKPEALITRAAPAPAPAQQTPMQTQTVVAPAAPAPAVATPPMALPQIPPPALKVPEPPALPPPAPAVTKPADPAPHPVESTESAKAPAHPPASTPTPPPAEPAKAPAAARTTETAELQAMLSAPPPPAATQRPAAAPRPAPQPAKPAPKTVSTPPAAAPAMPSSSGVLTPPPSAAAVDGRYAVQVGSFQQADNAEGLVRRLRGLGFNAYALDWTDAEQRSWHVVRVGGYADTAAARQAAASLKGKVEAQPIVVSTR from the coding sequence GTGACGTTCAAGGATGAGATGAAGGCCGCCGGTCAGACGGCGGATCACAAGGCGCGCCCCATGGCCGATGCCCCCGCCGACGATGGCGGGGAGGCCAGGGACGACATCGCCCGCCTTCTGCGCGCCCTCAACGACGACCTGAAGGCCGACCCGGCGGAGGATGACGATCTCCTGTCCCCGGACGCCGGGCGGAAGGCGGAGCGGCACCTGCCCATCGGCAAGATCGCCGCGGCGCTCGCCGCCGCCATCGGCATCGGCGCGGTCGTCGTGATGCTGGACCAGGGCGGGGACGCGCCGTCCCCGCCCCCGGCGCCGCTCATCACCGCCGTCCCCAGCGCCCCGGCCCCCGGCGGCGGCTCGCCCGGCGGCGTGGCTCCGGCCCAAGCCAAACCGGAAGCGCTGATCACCCGCGCGGCGCCCGCCCCCGCTCCGGCCCAACAGACGCCGATGCAGACGCAGACCGTCGTCGCTCCGGCCGCACCGGCGCCCGCCGTGGCCACGCCGCCCATGGCGCTGCCGCAGATTCCGCCGCCCGCGCTGAAGGTGCCGGAACCGCCGGCCCTGCCGCCGCCCGCCCCCGCCGTCACCAAGCCGGCCGACCCCGCGCCGCACCCCGTGGAATCAACGGAGAGCGCCAAGGCCCCGGCGCATCCGCCGGCTTCGACCCCGACGCCGCCTCCGGCCGAGCCCGCCAAGGCCCCGGCCGCCGCCAGGACCACGGAGACGGCGGAGCTTCAGGCCATGCTGTCGGCCCCGCCCCCGCCGGCCGCGACCCAGCGTCCGGCCGCCGCTCCGCGCCCGGCGCCGCAACCGGCCAAGCCGGCGCCCAAGACCGTCTCCACCCCGCCCGCCGCGGCGCCCGCCATGCCGTCGTCGTCGGGCGTGCTGACTCCCCCGCCGTCCGCCGCCGCTGTGGACGGGCGCTACGCCGTGCAGGTCGGGTCCTTCCAGCAGGCCGACAACGCGGAGGGTCTGGTCCGCCGCCTGCGCGGTCTCGGCTTCAACGCCTACGCGCTGGACTGGACGGATGCCGAGCAGCGGTCCTGGCACGTCGTCCGCGTCGGCGGCTATGCCGACACCGCCGCCGCCCGTCAGGCCGCCGCCTCGCTGAAGGGCAAGGTGGAAGCGCAGCCCATCGTCGTCTCGACGCGCTGA
- a CDS encoding response regulator transcription factor has product MKPTILVADDEPSIVLSLQVLLQKAGFAVRIARNGEEALDSVAESTPDLILLDAMMPRRDGFDVCQSLRANPAYQSLPIIMLTAKSRDVERQKGMALGATDYITKPFSTRDLVTTVRKYLNPEGSAGGTAEPQP; this is encoded by the coding sequence ATGAAGCCGACGATCCTGGTCGCCGACGATGAGCCCAGCATCGTCCTGTCCCTGCAGGTCCTTTTGCAGAAGGCGGGCTTTGCCGTGCGCATCGCCCGCAACGGCGAGGAAGCCCTTGACTCGGTTGCGGAAAGCACGCCCGACCTGATCCTGCTGGACGCCATGATGCCGCGGCGCGACGGGTTCGACGTCTGCCAGTCGCTGCGCGCCAACCCCGCCTACCAGTCGCTGCCCATCATCATGCTGACGGCCAAGAGCCGCGACGTGGAGCGGCAGAAGGGCATGGCGCTGGGCGCCACCGACTACATCACCAAGCCCTTCTCGACCCGCGACCTCGTCACCACCGTCCGCAAATACCTGAATCCCGAAGGCAGCGCGGGCGGAACCGCGGAGCCGCAGCCATGA